DNA from Tsuneonella dongtanensis:
GCTCCGACACCTCCAGCTTGGCGGCAGCCTGCGATAGCGTCAGCCCCGCATTGTCGCAGAGGCGCTGAAACTCACTCCGAACCGTATTGCCCATGCGAGGGAAAACCATGCCCTGCTCCCTGTGTCGATTGGTGACACACTGACGCAATCAAACCGAGGGGGCAAGCGATTTGTTCCGCTAATGTTCCCTTCTTGTGGGTTGTGCACGCTTTAACTGGACCACGCATGGCCCTCCTCATGATAGACGTTGCCCACGTTGTATGAGGGGCTCACAGAGGTCAATTATCGACCTTGTTAGACGTTCTTACTGATCCTTTGGCCCACGGTGGACAAGGGCGCAGTCATGGGAAGGCCGCGCGCGAGGCAGCTTCATCTAGTTCCGCCCCCTTCGGCATCCGACCAATCTCCAACGTCCTTCGAAGGAGGTCCAAGAGCAGATCACTCGCAAACTCGACGGCTGCCTCTAGTTTGGCCCCATCGACATCTGAGCCGTGAACAACCTTGGATCGAATGTCGTAGGCTCGTTTCACGTCTCGGAAGCGGGCCGCCTTGGCCTCGCTGTCTCCTCCGTGAAGTATTGCCGCGTGCAACGCGATGCTCCTGCGAAGTTCCGCGTCGACGTCGAGGAGGCTCTCGATGCCCGCCCACAGAAGCATGATTTTCGCATCAGCGTCCGGAAGGTAATGAGCGTTGTTGTAGTATCGCTGCGCACCCCTAAACCTGCGCTCCCCAAGCAAGGCACTGTAGGTGTCGAAGTAATTTGCAGCCCATCTCACTTGGTCCGGGGTAATCGCCACGCAAGGGAGCGGCCGGATGAACGTGTGGCGGTTCGTTAGGCTAAACTCGTGAGGGTATTCAGGAACTCCGCTGTATAGCGAGATAACGTGCGTCCGGCATGCCAGCGCCAGAAGACCAAAAAGCCAAATCGCGTTCCAACTCTTTCGAGCGAGAGCCTCGCCACCATCGGGGTGCTCGACCACTATCGAGAAGGTAGCCAGCCTTTCCATGGAAAGGACGGCTGCATGCGTCTGAAACTCCTCCCCGCCTCGGCTCCCAAATGAAGTTTCGAAAGTAATAACCTTGGGCGACACGCTGATGCCCGGTGCGAGTTCGGCGGGTTCTTCAATGGCCAAGCCATGACCTGCGATGTAGACCTGCGTGCCTTTGCCAGTTCGTATTGATACCATGCGTTTCAACTAGCCGATGGTGTCGTTCTCACCAAGGCGGGGCGATGACAACTCGGACAGGTGAGGATGTGCGATGGACGCGGCTTGGGCAGGGGTAGCAGGTGCAGCAATCGGTGCACTCGGCACAATGGGCGGCAATATTCTGACCCACTGGCTCCAGACTAGACGACAGTCCTCGCTCGTGGAGAGACGGCAGGAACGGCTCAGACAGATGTTGAGCAGCGACAAATACACGTGGCGCAGTCTGGACGCTCTGGCAGCCTCAATCGGAGCCGACGAGCAGACCACCGCCGAGTTGTTGTTGGAGATCGACGCAAGAGCATCGCTCTCGAACGGCAGGTCTTGGGCGCTCGTAACGCGCGCGCCCTTTCCCGAAGACGTGCAACCCGAGCGATAGTGCAGAATATGAGTGGCCTCGATCCTCCGCTTGCGATGATCCGACTGAGAATAACCTAGAGATAAGCGTCAATTTCGTCGCTGACTTCCTGTTGTTTAGGCGGGAACGCAGGCCCCACATACCTGATCCCTGCCTGCGACAGCTTGCACCAACGAGGGAGGCGCTTGCCCACATACATGTTCCGAAGTTCCGGTGCCGCTCGCTCACCGACAAAGCCGAGGCGGTCGGGCATCGCGTGAGGGGCGTTCGGGAAGTTCTCCAAGGTGCCGGGCAGCCACTCATTCGGCCTAAATGCGTCGAGTATCAAACCCCCTCGAACTGCTACGACTAGATCGAGTTTCGGGAGATGCTTGCGGTTCAGCTTCCAAGCGAACCGCGCGGCTTCATAAGTCCCTCGATCATCGACCGTGTTGCGCACCCCGACGAGCAAGCAGTTATGCTCCCACGAAGCAGGCTCTGCTTGATAGCGCGCTACGAGGTCCGTGGTGCGAGCCGCACCGAACAAATCTGACCGATGCCCAGCGACTGAGTTCAGGAGCGAGGGGTATACGTCAATTAGAGCCGCTTCGACCTCGTAGGCGGTTGGTTCATCCATCCCATGCCGGTGAATATGATGGTCCACTTCGTGCCCTGCCGTCTTGATCTGAGCAATAAGGGCCAGCTTTGGTGAGAGGATGCTGCCCTCCGGAGACTTCTCTCCAGCCGCGTGGTGGAATACGCGATTACCTCGGCCCTTCCCGACATAGAAGGTCTCGCCGCTGCGCGGGTCAACCAGTCGATACACGTAAAAGCCTAGCTGCTCGATCACCTCGTCACGAAACACCGACCCAGCCTTCCACAAGGGAGATAGAGGATACCGATACACTGAAAATAACCGAGATAAAGCGGCAGGCTGCCCGTTTTCGATGCGTTCACTTTACCCTCGACCGCACTCCGCACCCGGCTAGGCTCCTCGCAAGGAGACCAAAGATGTTGTGTGGCTACGCGCGGGTAAGCACTGTCGATCAGGTGGCGGGGCTAGAAGCCCAACAGCGCGAACTCTCAGCAACGGGGTGCACCAAGCAGTTCGTCGAACAGGTTTCGTCCGTCGCGGAACGCCAGCAACTGTCAGCCGCACTCGACTTCGTCAGAGACGGAGACACCCTAGCCGTCACCCGCCTCGACCGTCTCGCGAGGTCGACCTCTGACCTGCTCCGAATTGTTGATCTGCTTGAAACCAAAGGCGTGGCGCTCCGCGTGCTCGACTTTGGGGGGACGGAGATGGACACAAGTTCTCCGGCAGGACGTTTGACCCTGACCATGTTTGGCGCGCTGGCCCAATTCGAGCGCGAGATCATGCTCGCGCGGCAAAAGGAAGGCATCGAACGAGCTAAGCGCCTCGGGAAATATCAAGGTCGGCAACCGACCGCGCGTCGTAGGCTTCCTGAGATGCGCGCCCTCGCTGCCGAGGGGGTCAGGCCTTCCGAGATCGCCGACCGCCTGAATTGCAGCCGAGCGAGCGTCTATCGCCTTCTTGCGGAAGACCGGAAGTGAGCGACCCGGCCGAATTGTTTGCGCGGCTCACCGGCGAACTGGAAGACATGCACGGGGTAGCCGTCGAAGGGCAGGTCGCCAGTCAGCCGCCTGAACTGCTCCGCGCTCTTGCCGATGCGCTTGCAACCGGGTTGCAGCGTGCGGCTCGAACCTTGCTCGAAGCCCGTATGACCATAGACGCCCATGACTGAGGGAGCGGGAGAACCGCACGATCTGGTAATTGGGCGACAAGTCGTCGAGGCTATCGGGCAGGGCTTTCCACTGCCGCGATGGGGCTGGTCGGTTCCCGGTCCATATCAGGGTGCGACAGGAGCGGAGCGTGTGCTAGCATGGCAGAAGGTCAGGGTTGCCGAGCAACTTGGCCTCATGCCGCCAAGAGAACGGTGCAGCGGATGTGGGAACGCGGCGGACCACCAGCACCACGAGATTTACGCTCGCGAGTTTTCTTGCCAGCCTATCTGCCGATCCTGTCATTACCATGTGCACAATCGCTTCGGTCGACCGGGCGAATGGATGCGTCTGCTTGAGACGCGAGTATCGCTCAAGTCATGGCTTTGGACATTCCCCCGCAAGCCGATTACCCGAGAGCAGGCGCTCCGGATCGCAGCCGAGCCCGACCTACTCAGCGCGCTTCGCCGCTTTTCTTCGGATCAGCGATAAGGGCGCAAGGGTCGATCTCCAGACGGTCGGCCATGCGCTCGATCACGTCGATTGTCAGATTGCGCCGAGCCTGTTCCAGATGATTGACGTAGGTCCGATGGACATCGACCAGTGCGGCGAAATTGTCCTGCGACAGTCCACGCTCGGACCTTATGCGACGGATGTTCGCAGCAAGGTTTTGGCGCAGTCGCATCGAGCAAGATGGACCACAGCGCAAAAATCCAGTCACCAGCCGATAGGCTACAAAGGGACTTCACCTCGATCACACATCGCCTAGTGTAGACCATTGTCTACACGGAACATGGTGTTGGTGAAAATGAAGGCTGACGAACGGATTTGCCCGGCATGTGCAGAGGTTGTGAAAAGGGCCGCCTCTCTCTGCAAGCACTGCGGTCACAAGTTCAGGAGCATTGATCCCGCAGAAGCCCCACCCTCCTTCGATGCCGAGCGGGAGGGTAGGAACTTCAAGACAGCACTCGCCTTAGGGATCATCGGCATTATTTCGCTGGTGGCCTACTGCACTCCCGATAAAGCGGCCAATGATGCGGCCAAAAGCGCCAATGCAGTCGCGACAGCGAAGGAAAGTCCGCTCGCAAATGAGAGCACGCAGATGGCTTGGATCGGCAAATCGCAGGAAGGAATTAAGGCGAAGCTGCGCGACCCTGATAGCGCCGAGTTTCGCGATAGTCGGTTTTACTCCGGAGGGTCAGCGCCTGTGGTTTGCGGTGAGGTGAACTCCAAGAACGGCTTCGGCGGTTATGGCGGGTATCAGCGGTTTATCGCCTCGGGCGAGAAGTTGGCTTTTCTGGAGAGCGAGATGACATCATCGAGTGAGATGGATGACGCATGGAAGAAGATGTGCGTGAAAGCGCCGACCGACGAGGCGCATGTGCCTTGGTGAGCAACGCGGTCGGACACATGACGGACACGGGCCCTGACTGCCGACAAAGGGAGTTGCCAAAAATGGCAGAAATACGTGGTGAGCCCTGCTGGGTTCGAACCAGCGACCTACTGATTAAAAGTCAGTTGCTCTACCGACTGAGCTAAGGGCCCGACCGCGGCCGCCCTAGGACAGCGGGCTTGCGCGGGTCAAGCGGGCTTCGATCTGCCCGACTGTCAGGCCGGTCAGCGGATCGCGCCATGCACGGGCGATCCTGGCGGCGGGAGCGACGGCGAAGCGCCTGTCGTTGAACTCCGGATGGGGGATTACCAACCGCTCGCTGAACCAGGAGCCGCCGCTCCAGAGTGCTATGTCGAGATCGAGCACCCGGGCGCCCCAGCGGGCTCCGCGGCGGACGCGGCCGAACGCGTGCTCGATCGCCTGCAGCAGGTCGAGCACTTCTTCGGGCTCGAGCCGCGTCGAAATCACCGCCGCGGCATTGGCATAATGGCGGCTGGAGGGGCCGAGGGGAGCGCTGTCGACGATCGGCGACATCGCGTCGACGGCGAGGCCCGCATCCTCGAGGGCGGCGAGGGCAGCTCGCAACACCTGTCGCGGCAGTCCGAAGCGCGGATGCCGCACGTTCGATCCCAGCGCGACGAGGAACCGGTGCCGCATTCCGGCCCTCCTCAAACGTCCTCGCAGATCCGTCCGTAGAGCTGCGGGCGGCGATCGCGGAAAAAGCCCATCCCCGCACGGTGCTTCGCGGCGCGTGCAAGGTCGATGGTCGCGACGAGGGCTCCGGTGTCCCCGGCACCATAGTCGCACAGGAAATCGCCCCATTCGTCGGCGATGAAGCTGTGGCCGTAGAATTTCTGCCCGTCTTCCGTGCCGATCCGGTTGGCGGCTATGACCGGCATGCAGTTCGACACGGCATGGCCGAGCATGGCGCGGCGCCACATTCGGCTGGTATCGAGGTCGGCGTCGTAGGGCTCGGAGCCGATCGCGGTCGGGTAGAAGAGAAGCTCGGCGCCCATGAGCGCCATCACGCGGGCGGTTTCCGGGTACCACTGGTCCCAGCAGATCCCGACGCCGATACGCGTGCCGAACAGATCCCATACCTTGAACCCGTCGTTCCCGGGACGGAAATAATACTTCTCCTCGTAGCCGGGCCCGTCGGGGATGTGGCTTTTGCGGTAGGTGCCGAGGATTTCGCCGTCCGCGCCGACCATGGCCAAGGTGTTGTAGTAGTGGTGTCCGTCGCGCTCGAAGAAGCTGGTGGGGATCGCGACCTTGAGCTTCGCGGCGAGCCTTTGCATTGCCACGACGGAGGGATGCGCGGCGGTCGGCCGTGCGAGCGCAAAGAGCTCCTCGTCCTCGACCTTGCAGAAGTACGGGCCGGAAAAGAGTTCGGGCGGCAGAACGATCTGCGCGCCGCGGCTCGCCGCTTCCTCGACGAGAGCGGAGACCGCGGCGATGTTCTCGGTCTCGTCGGCGGACGAGAGGTCGAGCTGGAGCGCGGCGACGGTGACTTCTGGCATGCCTGCCCGGTTATTTCTCCCGCAACGCGAAGTCCACCTGAATGAATACGTCGGATGCAGTGGTACCGAGCATCACCCGCGGCGGTCCGCTCTCCGGCCGGGGAGCGGTGTTGATCACCGGCGGCGGCGGCGGCGGGGCGACGGGACGGGGCTGCGCGGCCTCCTCGACATCGATCGTCATCATGGCGTCGGCGCTGCGCAGGTACCGCTGGCCCTGCTGGCCGCCCGCATCGCGGATATAGAGAACGCGGGAGATTTCCATGCCTGCCGCTTCGGCATAGGCCTCTGCTCGCCGCTTGGCGGACTTGTAGGCATCGGCGTAGGCCAGGTTGGCGACCTTTTCGGGGTCGGTCATCGACAGGTTCGGACCGGAGACGACATTGGCGCCCGCCTCGGTGACCGCGGTCACCGCCTCGCTGATCTTCGCGGCATCGCGCAGCGTCACGTTGACGACATTCGATGCCTGGAACTGGCCCTTGCGCGGACCCCAGTCGACGCGCTGGACGCTGACCGCGCGGGTCTGGATGTCCTTTTCCCGGACTCCGCTCGCTTCCAGAGCGCGGACGATCTCGGCGATCTTCTTTGCATTGGCGGCGCTGGCGGCTGTGGCCGAAGCGGCCCACGTCTCGATCCCGGCCTGGAATTCAGCTTTGTCGGGGCGCGATTCGGCGTGCCCGGACGCGCTGACGGAGAGCAACGTCTCACCGCGGTCCACGCCGCGCGGGTCGGCAGGGGCATCGCCGCACGCGGCAAGCGCGAGCGGCAGGGCAGCGGCGAAAATCAGGTGACTGCGGGGCATCGGCGACTCTCCCAGAAGGAGGCCGATCCAGACGGCCCCACAAGCCGCCTTATTTTCGCCGCAATGTGAACTCTCCGTGAATGATATAGTGTTACATCAAGCGACGGGGAGGCCTCGCGGCCTCACGCCCTCTTGCGGAACAACAACGTCATGCGGTCGGTTTCGCCGAGGTTCTCCAGTTCCGGCTTCTTCGTGCGCCACGAGGGCTTCATCTCCCAGACGCCCTCGGCGTGGTTCGCGGGGTCCTTCGGATTAGCGTTGTACTCCGCGCTGCCGACCAGCTCGAAACCGTGCACCTCCATGAACTTGATCACGTCCGCCTCGCGCAGGTAGCCCTTGCTGCCGTCGGTGAAGCTATAGGGTGCGTCTGCCTTCGCACGGTGCTGCTCGATACCGATCATGCCCCCGGACTTGAGCAGTTCGCGCATGGCCTTTATCTCGCTGTCGGCATTGTTCCAGCGCATCATGTTGTGCAGCATCCGCATCACCAGGATGCGATCGAAGGTACCCTTCTGGTCGTCGGGGATGCTTTCCAGCGTCATGCCCATGAACCGTTCCGCGGGAATGCCCGACCATCCGGCGATGTCCGCCGGATACTTCGCCGCGCCGGCGCGGATTCCTTCCTGCGCCTTTTCGTTGAATGGGCCGGAGGTCGGATTGAAATAGAGCCCGACGAGCTGGCCTTTCGGCCCGAGGTAAAGGCCGAGGAGCCGGGAATACCACTCGCCACCGGGCGCGTATTCGCCGACCTTCATCCCGGGCTCCACACCGAAGAACGCCAGCGTTTCGGCCGGCTTGCGCCACTGGTCGCGCGCCCTGTCGGGATCGCGCAGCGGGTTGGCGACCGCCGCGGCGAGGTCGGGGTTCACCGAGACTTTCGCGCTGGCGTGCATCGCCTTGGGCTTGGCTGCGTGATGATCGGCCGAAGCGGTGGTGGCGAGGGCGAGGAGCGGAACGGCGGCGAGCGCGATACGGCGCATGAAGATTCTCCCGGGAAAAGCGTTGTCAGCGCACACTATCGTCGCTGCTCGCCGTGACAAGCGACAAGCGGCTTCCTATCTCGCCTGGCGCAAAGGAGATACGATGTGAACGAGCAGGCGATCGTTGCTGGCGGGTGCTTCTGGTGCACCGAAGCGGTGTTCCGCGACGTGATGGGCGTAAGCGAAGTCGAAAGCGGCTATATCGGGGGGCACGTCCCCGACCCGACCTACAAGGAAGTCTGCTCGGGCAGCACCGGGCACGCCGAGGGAATCCGCGTGACCTTCGATAATGCGGTCATTTCCCTTCCCGAGGTTTACGACGTTTTCCTCGGCACCCACGATCCGACCCAGCTGAATCGCCAGGGCAACGACGTGGGCACGCAATACCGCAGTGCGATCTTCCCGCTCGACGACGCCCAGCGCGCCGAAGCGGAAGCCGCAATCGCGCGCTGGAATGCCGAGCATCCCGGCCAGCAGGCGGTCACGACAATCGAAGGCCCAGCCGAGTGGTATCCGGCAGAGGACTACCACCAGGAGTACTGGGAAGGCGAAGGCCAGCGGAACCCCTATTGCCTGGCGGTCATCCCGCCCAAGCTGATGAAGCTCAGGAAGAGTTTCGCGAACAAGGTAAAGGGCGAAACGGCCTGACGGAAGCGGCCCGCGAAGCGACGGGATCGACGCGGTGGCGGCAGACAGCGCCGTGCCGCACGCATTTGTCTTGAAACGGGTATGAGCTAACACGCACTTGACGGGCTTCGGCGTGGCGGCATTCCGCCGGTGTCACTCCGCCTGTCGGGAGATGCCCGTTTGGAACACGTGATCGAGTACGGAAACTACATGCCGCACGGCATGTGCCTTTTGTGGCAGCCGTGGCTCGTGCTGCTATGGGCCGGGTCAGACCTGCTGATCTTCCTGTCCTACACTGCGATTCCGCTCGCCCTCATCACCGTGCTGCGCAAACGGAAGGACGTGCCACAGGCGCGGCTCGTGGTGCTGTTCGCATCCTTCATCCTGCTGTGCGGCCTGACTCACATGCTCGGCATCGTGACCCTGTGGTATCCGATCTATCCCTACGTTGGTTGGGTGAAGCTCGCCACTGGGCTCGTCTCCGTCACGACCGCGGTGGTTCTATTCAGGCTGATCCCCGACCTGATCGCCCTTCCCTCACCTGGCGCGATGAATGCAGCCAACACGAGGCTCATCGATGAGATTGCGGCACACCAGGCGACGCTGGCTACGCTGGAACGGCAGGTGGAAGAGCGGACGAAGGAACTGAAGGAAGCGAATGCAGTGCTTGCGGTGCAAACGCGTGAAGCGGTCCATCGGAGCGGCAACCTGCTTTCAGTAGTGAACTCTCTCGCGGTTCAGACGGCGAAGGGCACGCAGCGCACAGAAGAATTCCTCGGCGTCTTCCTCGGCCGGGTCCGCGCACTCGCCAACGCCACCAAGTCGATCGAACGGAAGAACGAATCATCCATCGAGCTCGATGCAGTCGTTGACGAAGGACTCGGAGTCTTCGAAGAGATTTACGGCGAACGCTTCACCTATGCGGGCCCTCCGCTCGTCATCAACCCGGAAGCCGCGCAGCAAATCAGCCTCGCACTCCATGAACTCGCCACCAATACCCAGAAATACGGGCTCTCGGCCGCCGAGACTGCGCATGTA
Protein-coding regions in this window:
- a CDS encoding HEPN domain-containing protein, with amino-acid sequence MAIEEPAELAPGISVSPKVITFETSFGSRGGEEFQTHAAVLSMERLATFSIVVEHPDGGEALARKSWNAIWLFGLLALACRTHVISLYSGVPEYPHEFSLTNRHTFIRPLPCVAITPDQVRWAANYFDTYSALLGERRFRGAQRYYNNAHYLPDADAKIMLLWAGIESLLDVDAELRRSIALHAAILHGGDSEAKAARFRDVKRAYDIRSKVVHGSDVDGAKLEAAVEFASDLLLDLLRRTLEIGRMPKGAELDEAASRAAFP
- a CDS encoding LEM-3-like GIY-YIG domain-containing protein gives rise to the protein MFRDEVIEQLGFYVYRLVDPRSGETFYVGKGRGNRVFHHAAGEKSPEGSILSPKLALIAQIKTAGHEVDHHIHRHGMDEPTAYEVEAALIDVYPSLLNSVAGHRSDLFGAARTTDLVARYQAEPASWEHNCLLVGVRNTVDDRGTYEAARFAWKLNRKHLPKLDLVVAVRGGLILDAFRPNEWLPGTLENFPNAPHAMPDRLGFVGERAAPELRNMYVGKRLPRWCKLSQAGIRYVGPAFPPKQQEVSDEIDAYL
- a CDS encoding recombinase family protein; the encoded protein is MLCGYARVSTVDQVAGLEAQQRELSATGCTKQFVEQVSSVAERQQLSAALDFVRDGDTLAVTRLDRLARSTSDLLRIVDLLETKGVALRVLDFGGTEMDTSSPAGRLTLTMFGALAQFEREIMLARQKEGIERAKRLGKYQGRQPTARRRLPEMRALAAEGVRPSEIADRLNCSRASVYRLLAEDRK
- a CDS encoding helix-turn-helix domain-containing protein, producing the protein MTGFLRCGPSCSMRLRQNLAANIRRIRSERGLSQDNFAALVDVHRTYVNHLEQARRNLTIDVIERMADRLEIDPCALIADPKKSGEAR
- the folK gene encoding 2-amino-4-hydroxy-6-hydroxymethyldihydropteridine diphosphokinase, which translates into the protein MRHRFLVALGSNVRHPRFGLPRQVLRAALAALEDAGLAVDAMSPIVDSAPLGPSSRHYANAAAVISTRLEPEEVLDLLQAIEHAFGRVRRGARWGARVLDLDIALWSGGSWFSERLVIPHPEFNDRRFAVAPAARIARAWRDPLTGLTVGQIEARLTRASPLS
- the aguB gene encoding N-carbamoylputrescine amidase, yielding MPEVTVAALQLDLSSADETENIAAVSALVEEAASRGAQIVLPPELFSGPYFCKVEDEELFALARPTAAHPSVVAMQRLAAKLKVAIPTSFFERDGHHYYNTLAMVGADGEILGTYRKSHIPDGPGYEEKYYFRPGNDGFKVWDLFGTRIGVGICWDQWYPETARVMALMGAELLFYPTAIGSEPYDADLDTSRMWRRAMLGHAVSNCMPVIAANRIGTEDGQKFYGHSFIADEWGDFLCDYGAGDTGALVATIDLARAAKHRAGMGFFRDRRPQLYGRICEDV
- a CDS encoding SIMPL domain-containing protein; translated protein: MPRSHLIFAAALPLALAACGDAPADPRGVDRGETLLSVSASGHAESRPDKAEFQAGIETWAASATAASAANAKKIAEIVRALEASGVREKDIQTRAVSVQRVDWGPRKGQFQASNVVNVTLRDAAKISEAVTAVTEAGANVVSGPNLSMTDPEKVANLAYADAYKSAKRRAEAYAEAAGMEISRVLYIRDAGGQQGQRYLRSADAMMTIDVEEAAQPRPVAPPPPPPVINTAPRPESGPPRVMLGTTASDVFIQVDFALREK
- a CDS encoding class I SAM-dependent methyltransferase gives rise to the protein MRRIALAAVPLLALATTASADHHAAKPKAMHASAKVSVNPDLAAAVANPLRDPDRARDQWRKPAETLAFFGVEPGMKVGEYAPGGEWYSRLLGLYLGPKGQLVGLYFNPTSGPFNEKAQEGIRAGAAKYPADIAGWSGIPAERFMGMTLESIPDDQKGTFDRILVMRMLHNMMRWNNADSEIKAMRELLKSGGMIGIEQHRAKADAPYSFTDGSKGYLREADVIKFMEVHGFELVGSAEYNANPKDPANHAEGVWEMKPSWRTKKPELENLGETDRMTLLFRKRA
- the msrA gene encoding peptide-methionine (S)-S-oxide reductase MsrA, which encodes MNEQAIVAGGCFWCTEAVFRDVMGVSEVESGYIGGHVPDPTYKEVCSGSTGHAEGIRVTFDNAVISLPEVYDVFLGTHDPTQLNRQGNDVGTQYRSAIFPLDDAQRAEAEAAIARWNAEHPGQQAVTTIEGPAEWYPAEDYHQEYWEGEGQRNPYCLAVIPPKLMKLRKSFANKVKGETA
- a CDS encoding sensor histidine kinase, whose amino-acid sequence is MSLRLSGDARLEHVIEYGNYMPHGMCLLWQPWLVLLWAGSDLLIFLSYTAIPLALITVLRKRKDVPQARLVVLFASFILLCGLTHMLGIVTLWYPIYPYVGWVKLATGLVSVTTAVVLFRLIPDLIALPSPGAMNAANTRLIDEIAAHQATLATLERQVEERTKELKEANAVLAVQTREAVHRSGNLLSVVNSLAVQTAKGTQRTEEFLGVFLGRVRALANATKSIERKNESSIELDAVVDEGLGVFEEIYGERFTYAGPPLVINPEAAQQISLALHELATNTQKYGLSAAETAHVEVSWDVKHSQFELVWLEYGAPALSDEPKEEGFGSKLLTRVVPTMLRGQASRTIEQGKLVYRLTAPLEAVVASEEGGDSDRMAARIVDESFGLDSR